The proteins below come from a single Mesobacillus jeotgali genomic window:
- a CDS encoding TIGR01777 family oxidoreductase produces the protein MKVAITGGTGLVGKALSSHLIQEGHQVYILTRNPGESQSSNPKFIQWLNPGDTPEKELEGIDAIVNLAGATINSKWTDEYKQKIIASRLQATDEVKRIIKMMPKKPSVLVNASAVGYYGTSLSKEYTEQSNKGNDFLAATVDQWEASAAEVNVMGVRSVFCRFGVILDKTAGALPRMVLPYKFFAGGKIGSGKQWLSWIHIEDVVRGIIFTIENNKINGPVNFTAPCPVKMDQFGETLSRIIKRPHWMPVPSFALKLLLGEMSILVLEGQRAIPEKMLNAGFTFRYPELQDALIEIFGK, from the coding sequence ATGAAAGTAGCGATAACCGGAGGAACTGGACTTGTAGGCAAAGCGCTAAGCAGTCACTTGATACAAGAAGGCCATCAAGTGTATATATTAACCCGGAATCCAGGTGAATCACAAAGCAGCAACCCAAAGTTTATCCAATGGCTTAATCCTGGGGACACACCTGAAAAGGAACTGGAAGGCATAGATGCAATTGTCAATCTTGCTGGCGCTACAATCAATAGCAAATGGACGGATGAATACAAACAGAAAATTATTGCTAGCCGGCTGCAGGCAACAGATGAGGTCAAGAGGATTATTAAAATGATGCCGAAAAAACCTTCTGTTTTAGTTAACGCAAGTGCTGTAGGCTATTATGGCACATCATTAAGCAAGGAGTATACAGAACAATCAAATAAGGGAAACGACTTCCTCGCAGCCACAGTGGATCAATGGGAAGCCTCAGCTGCCGAGGTTAATGTTATGGGGGTCCGCTCCGTTTTTTGCCGTTTTGGTGTCATCCTTGATAAAACCGCAGGAGCCCTGCCGCGAATGGTTCTTCCATATAAATTTTTTGCTGGAGGAAAAATTGGCTCCGGCAAGCAATGGCTGTCATGGATTCATATAGAGGATGTCGTACGCGGGATAATTTTCACCATCGAAAATAATAAAATAAACGGCCCTGTTAATTTCACAGCTCCCTGCCCGGTAAAGATGGATCAATTCGGTGAAACTTTATCGAGAATCATAAAACGCCCCCACTGGATGCCTGTCCCCTCATTTGCTCTAAAATTACTGCTGGGAGAAATGAGCATCCTAGTATTGGAAGGACAGCGCGCAATCCCGGAAAAAATGCTCAATGCTGGTTTTACATTCAGGTATCCTGAACTTCAAGATGCACTTATAGAAATTTTCGGCAAATAA
- the recX gene encoding recombination regulator RecX — translation MPVITKISVQKHNKERYSIFTDSGRGEEYAFSVDEDVLIKHNLKKGMELDDFSVTEMLFQDDIRKAYNAAINYLAHRMRSEAEVRDYLLKKEMAEPVIKEAIHKLYEFKFLNDEEFANAFVRTQLNTTDKGAEVIKQELKNKGISPDLISKVIEEVSFAEQLEKAIKLSDKYAQKNKKDSSKILKQKIEQMLQRKGYSFGIIRAALQETSVEKEEDDEMDALRVQGEKLHNKYSKLPEREYRQKLKMALYRKGFPMEMVDEFISEKENEE, via the coding sequence ATGCCAGTGATCACAAAGATTTCTGTTCAAAAACATAATAAGGAAAGATACAGCATTTTTACCGACAGCGGCAGAGGGGAAGAGTATGCCTTCAGCGTTGATGAAGATGTGTTGATTAAGCATAACCTGAAAAAAGGGATGGAGCTCGATGATTTTTCAGTCACAGAGATGCTTTTCCAGGATGACATCCGCAAAGCCTATAATGCAGCTATCAATTATTTAGCCCATCGCATGAGATCTGAAGCTGAAGTGCGTGATTACCTGTTAAAAAAAGAAATGGCTGAACCAGTTATAAAAGAAGCAATTCATAAATTATATGAATTCAAATTCCTGAATGACGAGGAATTTGCAAATGCCTTTGTCCGGACTCAGTTGAATACGACAGACAAGGGAGCAGAGGTGATTAAACAGGAATTGAAGAATAAAGGAATATCACCCGATCTCATTTCAAAGGTCATTGAAGAGGTTTCATTTGCTGAACAATTAGAAAAAGCGATTAAGCTTAGTGATAAATATGCACAGAAAAACAAGAAGGATTCGTCCAAAATACTGAAACAGAAAATAGAGCAGATGCTTCAGCGTAAAGGGTATTCCTTCGGGATTATCAGGGCTGCCCTGCAAGAAACAAGTGTGGAGAAGGAAGAAGACGATGAAATGGATGCATTAAGGGTCCAGGGTGAGAAGCTGCACAACAAATACAGTAAATTGCCGGAAAGGGAATACAGGCAGAAGCTGAAGATGGCGTTGTACCGCAAAGGGTTTCCGATGGAAATGGTTGATGAATTCATTTCTGAAAAAGAGAATGAGGAATAA
- a CDS encoding SDR family NAD(P)-dependent oxidoreductase: MKAIIVTGAGTGLGKELSLLLAEQGYYLILTGRTVEKLNEVKEQIEKSGGSATAIQLDLRNLEDIKEKALLISKKHEIYGLVNNAGLGYFGPFPEISDTEIEEMFQTNVFGTINMTKAILPYLEQHNEGLVLNIVSTAGLRGKKNEAVYCSSKFAVRGFTESLQKEFEGTRIRFVAAYMGGMNTPFWNDSEHVADPTRLRSAAEVADIIIENLNKEEIVIESKKS, translated from the coding sequence ATGAAAGCAATCATTGTGACTGGAGCCGGTACAGGCCTCGGCAAGGAGCTGTCCTTGCTTTTAGCAGAACAGGGTTACTATTTAATCTTAACAGGAAGAACCGTTGAGAAGCTTAATGAAGTCAAAGAGCAAATCGAAAAGTCAGGAGGAAGTGCCACGGCAATCCAGCTTGACCTTCGCAACCTTGAGGATATTAAGGAAAAAGCTCTGTTGATCAGCAAAAAGCATGAAATATACGGTCTCGTGAATAATGCAGGACTCGGTTACTTCGGCCCGTTCCCCGAAATCTCAGATACTGAAATCGAGGAGATGTTCCAGACAAATGTATTTGGGACGATTAATATGACGAAGGCCATCCTCCCTTATCTGGAACAGCATAATGAGGGGCTGGTTTTAAACATTGTTTCTACAGCCGGGCTGCGCGGGAAAAAGAATGAAGCTGTTTATTGCTCCAGCAAATTCGCTGTCAGGGGTTTCACTGAAAGCCTGCAGAAGGAGTTTGAAGGAACCAGAATCCGCTTCGTCGCTGCTTATATGGGCGGAATGAACACTCCATTTTGGAATGATAGTGAGCATGTGGCTGACCCAACTAGACTTCGGTCAGCTGCCGAGGTAGCCGATATCATTATCGAAAATCTGAACAAAGAAGAAATTGTTATAGAATCTAAAAAATCATGA
- a CDS encoding YfhH family protein yields the protein MSREKRYSELSAYELNQEIASLRDKARKAEQMGMVSELAVYERKIAMAKSYMLNPDDFKPGEIYGIDGDPGSYFKIDYMNGVFAWGARLNGDGKEEALPISLLLKMEQNQN from the coding sequence ATGAGCAGGGAAAAACGTTACAGTGAGTTATCTGCATACGAATTGAACCAGGAAATTGCCAGTCTGCGTGATAAGGCTAGAAAAGCAGAGCAGATGGGGATGGTAAGTGAGCTTGCCGTTTATGAACGTAAAATTGCCATGGCCAAATCTTACATGTTGAACCCGGATGATTTTAAGCCAGGTGAAATCTATGGGATTGATGGGGACCCGGGCTCCTATTTTAAAATTGATTATATGAATGGCGTTTTTGCCTGGGGTGCTCGTCTTAATGGAGATGGAAAAGAAGAAGCACTGCCGATTTCTTTATTATTAAAAATGGAGCAAAACCAGAATTAA
- a CDS encoding small, acid-soluble spore protein K, with product MRNKVTNFPNQNNNKLEGEPRAKAEYASRRADGTINTHPQERMYASSHREDDTSAVIKDH from the coding sequence ATGCGAAATAAAGTAACCAACTTCCCAAACCAGAACAACAATAAGCTTGAGGGCGAACCCCGGGCTAAAGCAGAATATGCTTCAAGAAGAGCTGATGGTACCATCAATACTCATCCGCAGGAGCGCATGTACGCCTCATCTCACCGTGAAGATGACACTTCAGCGGTCATAAAAGACCATTAA
- a CDS encoding YfhJ family protein has translation MQETLEKLASLLQEKNNGITYEQALTWVELLWGDFESTYAKAGHKYMGSEMTEKVVRQWIENYGGQLHEFVARNPKYKHLLDQQDPDNTH, from the coding sequence GTGCAGGAAACTCTTGAGAAGCTTGCAAGCCTGCTGCAGGAAAAAAATAACGGCATTACTTATGAGCAGGCATTGACGTGGGTGGAGCTTTTATGGGGAGACTTTGAGTCAACCTACGCAAAGGCTGGACATAAATATATGGGCAGCGAAATGACTGAAAAAGTTGTACGTCAATGGATCGAAAATTACGGAGGACAGCTCCATGAATTTGTCGCCAGGAACCCGAAGTATAAGCATCTATTGGATCAGCAGGATCCTGATAATACACATTAA